In one Lolium rigidum isolate FL_2022 chromosome 3, APGP_CSIRO_Lrig_0.1, whole genome shotgun sequence genomic region, the following are encoded:
- the LOC124702786 gene encoding uncharacterized protein LOC124702786 isoform X4, which translates to MHLSVEAGLSHRHHVHCRKPSLTDLFHGRSMCFGFQAAASHLDNIAPSHRLVKHLAVYHQPSGWSGMRLLDGRHCCCLLLICERTVGSKPLYCSLMRGPAAASHMGDAQWAAQPSEGDFTVAWSFWPPHVSTCSYYAANCHNYVKDSARERSIETIMGRIARILDPVDLLCSGYWVTMKAISDMLNQLYFF; encoded by the exons ATGCATCTCTCGGTTGAG GCTGGCCTCTCGCACCGCCATCACGTGCACTGCCGCAAGCCTTCCCTGACCGATCTCTTCCATGGCCGGTCGATGTGCTTTGGCTTCCAAGCTGCAGCTTCTCACCTAGACAACATCGCTCCATCTCACCGGCTGGTCAAGCATTTGGCTGTTTATCATCAACCTAGCGGCTGGTCCGGCATGCGGTTGCTCGATGGCCGGCACTGCTGCTGCCTTCTCCTCATCTGTGAGCGCACCGTCGGTTCCAAGCCACTCTACTGCAGTCTAATGAGGGGTCCTGCTGCGGCGTCCCACATGGGCGATGCTCAATGGGCAGCTCAGCCTTCAGAAGGGGATTTTACAGTAGCATGGAGTTTTTGGCCTCCCCATGTCAG TACATGTAGTTATTACGCCGCCAACTGCCATAACTACGTCAAAGATTCAGCGAGAGAAAGAAGTATAGAGACAATCATGGGAAGAATAGCCAGAATTTTGGATCCTGTAGACCTCCTTTGCTCTGGATATTGGGTTACTATGAAAGCAATTTCTGACATGCTTAATCAATTG TACTTTTTTTGA
- the LOC124702786 gene encoding uncharacterized protein LOC124702786 isoform X2: MHLSVEAGLSHRHHVHCRKPSLTDLFHGRSMCFGFQAAASHLDNIAPSHRLVKHLAVYHQPSGWSGMRLLDGRHCCCLLLICERTVGSKPLYCSLMRGPAAASHMGDAQWAAQPSEGDFTVAWSFWPPHVSYYAANCHNYVKDSARERSIETIMGRIARILDPVDLLCSGYWVTMKAISDMLNQLMSEVKIEEKNQLVDE; this comes from the exons ATGCATCTCTCGGTTGAG GCTGGCCTCTCGCACCGCCATCACGTGCACTGCCGCAAGCCTTCCCTGACCGATCTCTTCCATGGCCGGTCGATGTGCTTTGGCTTCCAAGCTGCAGCTTCTCACCTAGACAACATCGCTCCATCTCACCGGCTGGTCAAGCATTTGGCTGTTTATCATCAACCTAGCGGCTGGTCCGGCATGCGGTTGCTCGATGGCCGGCACTGCTGCTGCCTTCTCCTCATCTGTGAGCGCACCGTCGGTTCCAAGCCACTCTACTGCAGTCTAATGAGGGGTCCTGCTGCGGCGTCCCACATGGGCGATGCTCAATGGGCAGCTCAGCCTTCAGAAGGGGATTTTACAGTAGCATGGAGTTTTTGGCCTCCCCATGTCAG TTATTACGCCGCCAACTGCCATAACTACGTCAAAGATTCAGCGAGAGAAAGAAGTATAGAGACAATCATGGGAAGAATAGCCAGAATTTTGGATCCTGTAGACCTCCTTTGCTCTGGATATTGGGTTACTATGAAAGCAATTTCTGACATGCTTAATCAATTG ATGAGTGAAGTCAAAATTGAAGAGAAAAATCAATTAGTTGACGAATAA
- the LOC124702786 gene encoding uncharacterized protein LOC124702786 isoform X1: MHLSVEAGLSHRHHVHCRKPSLTDLFHGRSMCFGFQAAASHLDNIAPSHRLVKHLAVYHQPSGWSGMRLLDGRHCCCLLLICERTVGSKPLYCSLMRGPAAASHMGDAQWAAQPSEGDFTVAWSFWPPHVSTCSYYAANCHNYVKDSARERSIETIMGRIARILDPVDLLCSGYWVTMKAISDMLNQLMSEVKIEEKNQLVDE, encoded by the exons ATGCATCTCTCGGTTGAG GCTGGCCTCTCGCACCGCCATCACGTGCACTGCCGCAAGCCTTCCCTGACCGATCTCTTCCATGGCCGGTCGATGTGCTTTGGCTTCCAAGCTGCAGCTTCTCACCTAGACAACATCGCTCCATCTCACCGGCTGGTCAAGCATTTGGCTGTTTATCATCAACCTAGCGGCTGGTCCGGCATGCGGTTGCTCGATGGCCGGCACTGCTGCTGCCTTCTCCTCATCTGTGAGCGCACCGTCGGTTCCAAGCCACTCTACTGCAGTCTAATGAGGGGTCCTGCTGCGGCGTCCCACATGGGCGATGCTCAATGGGCAGCTCAGCCTTCAGAAGGGGATTTTACAGTAGCATGGAGTTTTTGGCCTCCCCATGTCAG TACATGTAGTTATTACGCCGCCAACTGCCATAACTACGTCAAAGATTCAGCGAGAGAAAGAAGTATAGAGACAATCATGGGAAGAATAGCCAGAATTTTGGATCCTGTAGACCTCCTTTGCTCTGGATATTGGGTTACTATGAAAGCAATTTCTGACATGCTTAATCAATTG ATGAGTGAAGTCAAAATTGAAGAGAAAAATCAATTAGTTGACGAATAA
- the LOC124702786 gene encoding uncharacterized protein LOC124702786 isoform X3 codes for MHLSVEAGLSHRHHVHCRKPSLTDLFHGRSMCFGFQAAASHLDNIAPSHRLVKHLAVYHQPSGWSGMRLLDGRHCCCLLLICERTVGSKPLYCSLMRGPAAASHMGDAQWAAQPSEGDFTVAWSFWPPHVSTCSYYAANCHNYVKDSARERSIETIMGRIARILDPVDLLCSGYWVTMKAISDMLNQLLAGL; via the exons ATGCATCTCTCGGTTGAG GCTGGCCTCTCGCACCGCCATCACGTGCACTGCCGCAAGCCTTCCCTGACCGATCTCTTCCATGGCCGGTCGATGTGCTTTGGCTTCCAAGCTGCAGCTTCTCACCTAGACAACATCGCTCCATCTCACCGGCTGGTCAAGCATTTGGCTGTTTATCATCAACCTAGCGGCTGGTCCGGCATGCGGTTGCTCGATGGCCGGCACTGCTGCTGCCTTCTCCTCATCTGTGAGCGCACCGTCGGTTCCAAGCCACTCTACTGCAGTCTAATGAGGGGTCCTGCTGCGGCGTCCCACATGGGCGATGCTCAATGGGCAGCTCAGCCTTCAGAAGGGGATTTTACAGTAGCATGGAGTTTTTGGCCTCCCCATGTCAG TACATGTAGTTATTACGCCGCCAACTGCCATAACTACGTCAAAGATTCAGCGAGAGAAAGAAGTATAGAGACAATCATGGGAAGAATAGCCAGAATTTTGGATCCTGTAGACCTCCTTTGCTCTGGATATTGGGTTACTATGAAAGCAATTTCTGACATGCTTAATCAATTG CTGGCTGGGCTGTAA